One part of the Caproiciproducens sp. CPB-2 genome encodes these proteins:
- a CDS encoding CHAP domain-containing protein, with the protein MAKIKTRDTMKDIKVFDRSANMGKHMKNAFVGSKNAVESADRQSEQTQDTEQHTPSEYASDNMTSGARNVAERTVRGLWKNPVKRASENMHKTQENFGGAKRQVQNIKNAVKKSPADLPKKEMVKRTQATTQRTIFRTRQAADTSIKAVGSSGKTIKQAAHDTEKTIKTASKTIKKATNSVQKGIKTTERTAKVTVKTAQQTAKVTQRASQTAAKAAKAASQASRAAAKAAVQTAKVAVKVTISTVKAIIAATKALISAIAAGGWIAVVIILVICMIGLLFGSVFGVFFSGEDSGNGFTMPMAIQEINQEYADRMEEIRNSNPHDDVKLSDSRAEWKGILSVYAVKVNTDLESAQDVATMDDEKKELLRSVFWDMNILDYCTETEEVTEVIVEGDGEDLISTEHTVTKTILYITVSSKNAAEMAEQYGFSVQQKAQLAELLSDEYADLWSAVLYGIHNGSDDIVAVAVSQIGNVNGEPYWSWYGFDDRVEWCAAFVSWCVNECGYIDAGLIPRFAGCQSQGIPWFQERGLWQEPGYIPAPGDIIFFDWEQDGISDHVGIVEYVDGEIVHTVEGNTNNSVARRSYRLDNSDICGYGTPMY; encoded by the coding sequence GTGGCTAAAATCAAAACCCGCGATACGATGAAAGATATCAAGGTGTTTGACCGCTCCGCCAATATGGGCAAGCACATGAAAAATGCTTTTGTCGGATCCAAAAATGCGGTGGAATCCGCAGACAGGCAATCCGAGCAGACACAGGACACAGAACAGCACACCCCCTCTGAGTACGCTTCTGACAATATGACCTCCGGGGCGAGAAATGTTGCGGAGCGGACGGTGCGGGGATTATGGAAAAACCCCGTTAAAAGGGCTTCCGAGAATATGCATAAAACACAGGAAAACTTTGGGGGGGCCAAGCGGCAGGTTCAGAATATCAAAAATGCCGTTAAGAAATCTCCTGCGGATTTGCCGAAGAAAGAAATGGTGAAGCGGACGCAGGCCACCACGCAGCGTACCATTTTCCGTACCCGGCAGGCGGCTGATACTTCCATCAAGGCGGTAGGGTCATCGGGTAAGACTATCAAGCAGGCGGCCCACGATACGGAGAAGACTATAAAAACAGCTTCCAAAACCATCAAAAAAGCAACGAACTCGGTACAGAAAGGCATCAAGACCACCGAGCGCACCGCAAAAGTTACCGTAAAAACCGCACAGCAGACCGCAAAAGTTACGCAGAGAGCATCTCAAACCGCAGCAAAAGCGGCAAAGGCGGCGTCACAAGCCTCCAGAGCGGCGGCAAAAGCCGCAGTTCAAACAGCCAAAGTCGCCGTTAAGGTCACAATTTCCACCGTCAAGGCGATTATTGCCGCTACAAAGGCGCTCATCTCCGCGATTGCGGCGGGCGGTTGGATTGCCGTGGTGATTATCCTGGTAATTTGCATGATCGGCTTGCTTTTCGGCTCCGTTTTTGGGGTTTTCTTCTCCGGCGAAGACTCCGGCAACGGCTTTACCATGCCGATGGCGATACAGGAAATCAATCAAGAGTATGCCGACAGGATGGAGGAAATCCGAAACAGCAATCCCCATGACGATGTGAAATTATCCGATTCCCGTGCCGAGTGGAAAGGAATCTTGTCGGTTTACGCCGTCAAGGTGAACACCGACCTCGAAAGCGCCCAGGATGTCGCTACGATGGATGATGAGAAAAAGGAGCTTTTGCGTTCTGTCTTTTGGGATATGAATATCCTTGACTACTGCACCGAAACAGAAGAAGTTACGGAAGTAATAGTTGAGGGCGACGGCGAGGACTTGATTTCCACCGAGCATACCGTCACCAAAACCATTTTATATATTACCGTTTCCTCCAAGAACGCAGCGGAAATGGCGGAGCAATACGGATTTTCGGTACAGCAAAAAGCGCAGCTTGCCGAATTGCTCTCCGATGAATACGCCGACCTGTGGAGCGCCGTTCTCTATGGAATCCACAACGGCAGCGATGATATTGTGGCGGTTGCCGTGTCGCAGATAGGGAATGTGAACGGAGAACCCTATTGGAGTTGGTATGGATTCGATGACCGTGTGGAATGGTGCGCAGCTTTTGTTTCGTGGTGCGTCAATGAGTGCGGCTATATCGACGCGGGGCTTATTCCAAGGTTTGCAGGCTGCCAGTCGCAGGGTATCCCGTGGTTCCAAGAACGGGGACTGTGGCAGGAGCCGGGTTATATACCTGCTCCCGGTGACATCATATTCTTTGATTGGGAACAGGACGGCATCTCCGACCATGTGGGGATCGTCGAGTATGTTGATGGCGAGATCGTCCACACCGTTGAGGGCAATACGAATAACTCTGTTGCCCGCCGCAGTTACAGACTCGATAACAGTGATATTTGCGGCTACGGAACTCCTATGTATTAA
- a CDS encoding PRD domain-containing protein: MNETQKNILDYVAKITMKYNENNFCMSNYSADAISKILLISRSLVSKYLNDFFKEGILIKISSRPVLFLFKKMLEENFKISFNENEFLSLDNFNRYLQENSRSKKDFENAIGSQGSLFSVINQCKACAEYSSKGLPVILYGEPGVGKKFLGRCFYEYLKNKHLTSEEALFEEYIFFENGNWKDTEKNIFGSISETEGKKKYLPGALSRIKDGVLCIGDIKFLPPELISKFKLLLTDNVFYPYGERNTSFKSHARLVFFTEKETDARKIEELLQYIPSICKIPNLKGRYPDEKEELIIHALLEQEILSERKIFISSKALQVLNLLEYPQNIISIQSTIRKICMMANVIKGQDHIEIYTYNIPEELQLQSNITENSGKVNDSLIAVDNYQNGKDTKRLFWAFGLVFEVFEKLKIGVYSDKDFIHKLIPIIKDFENCIPYSNCSYLGVDKYFNDQRIVIVINRVLQIYHVSLPANISLLVSNIIFSRYKSDHDYTKWEQEKRGILEEILTYFESNYVNSTFIIDKIDRYLRNNLEIKLDNGSKIILNIVLMKYEKSSEERKYLSIIVAHGYATASSIAKLANSLLGEYFFEAVDVEYGTPVDETINQIEGYIQRFSMKSDVLLIVDMGSLEKIGEELSNRLNRNLVVINNLSAKLAIDIGTSILNGKDIPEIIEKDAKDLTPEFKLFKKQSVQDAVVFTSENGTVMAERMMKLFRESLPREIDVIFTVHDFSSFMKSSTKDKIFEQYHVLFVAGTSNPNLPEEKFLTLDDMVEVGNIGKISRLLGGYLEPNQLDELKQNLLKNFTLNNVINYLTILDPKKVLDSVLDALGQMQEHLAVPFNGASILGLTVHLCCMIERLVRKEAIGASEDIDEFIKEKSDFIAVVNISFSDILDNYNISIPTSEIKYIYNYVAEDLKRAKQGNPIS, from the coding sequence ATGAATGAGACGCAAAAAAACATACTGGATTATGTGGCGAAAATAACCATGAAATATAATGAAAATAATTTTTGCATGTCGAATTATTCGGCTGATGCAATCAGTAAAATACTGTTGATCAGTAGGAGCTTGGTTAGCAAATATCTGAATGATTTTTTTAAAGAAGGGATATTAATTAAAATCAGTTCCAGGCCTGTACTGTTTTTATTCAAGAAGATGTTGGAAGAAAATTTTAAAATATCTTTTAATGAAAATGAGTTTTTAAGTCTCGATAATTTTAATCGATATCTTCAAGAAAACAGCCGAAGTAAAAAGGATTTTGAAAATGCCATTGGTTCTCAAGGATCTTTATTTTCTGTAATCAACCAATGTAAAGCATGTGCTGAATATTCCAGCAAAGGATTACCTGTTATCTTATACGGTGAACCCGGAGTAGGAAAAAAGTTTCTTGGCAGATGTTTTTACGAGTATCTAAAAAATAAGCATCTCACAAGTGAAGAAGCGTTATTTGAGGAATATATCTTTTTTGAAAATGGGAATTGGAAAGATACAGAAAAAAATATATTCGGATCTATTTCTGAAACAGAAGGTAAGAAGAAATATTTACCGGGGGCTTTATCGCGTATTAAGGACGGCGTCTTATGTATAGGTGATATTAAATTTCTTCCACCCGAATTGATATCCAAATTTAAACTGCTCTTGACTGATAATGTATTTTATCCGTATGGAGAACGAAATACTTCATTTAAATCACATGCAAGACTTGTTTTTTTCACAGAAAAAGAAACTGATGCCAGAAAGATAGAGGAATTATTGCAATACATTCCATCAATTTGTAAAATACCAAATCTAAAAGGGAGATATCCAGATGAAAAAGAGGAGCTAATTATTCATGCTTTACTTGAACAGGAGATTCTTTCCGAAAGAAAGATCTTTATTAGCAGTAAAGCATTGCAAGTACTAAACCTATTGGAATATCCTCAAAATATTATTAGTATCCAAAGTACGATCAGAAAAATATGTATGATGGCTAATGTGATTAAAGGCCAGGATCATATTGAAATATATACTTATAATATTCCCGAGGAATTACAATTGCAGTCGAATATAACTGAAAACAGCGGCAAAGTAAATGATTCCCTAATTGCCGTTGACAATTATCAGAATGGCAAGGATACGAAGCGTTTATTTTGGGCCTTTGGATTAGTTTTTGAAGTGTTTGAAAAATTAAAAATAGGCGTTTATTCAGATAAGGATTTTATTCATAAATTGATTCCAATCATCAAAGATTTTGAAAACTGTATTCCATATTCGAATTGCTCCTATCTCGGGGTTGACAAATATTTTAATGATCAACGCATTGTTATCGTCATCAACCGCGTACTTCAAATATATCATGTGAGTTTACCAGCCAATATATCTTTATTGGTTTCGAATATTATCTTCTCCAGATATAAAAGTGATCATGATTATACAAAATGGGAGCAAGAAAAACGCGGAATATTAGAGGAAATTCTTACTTATTTTGAATCGAATTATGTTAACTCAACCTTTATTATAGATAAAATTGACAGATATCTGAGGAATAATTTAGAGATCAAATTAGATAATGGATCAAAGATTATATTAAATATCGTATTAATGAAATATGAAAAAAGCAGTGAAGAAAGAAAGTATTTGAGCATTATTGTGGCACATGGATATGCAACGGCAAGCAGTATTGCTAAATTGGCAAACAGCTTATTAGGGGAATATTTTTTCGAAGCTGTTGATGTGGAATACGGAACTCCTGTAGATGAAACCATCAATCAAATTGAAGGGTATATTCAAAGATTTTCAATGAAAAGCGATGTATTGCTGATTGTTGATATGGGATCACTGGAGAAAATCGGAGAAGAATTGTCAAATCGTCTTAATCGGAACTTGGTTGTTATAAATAATCTTTCGGCAAAACTGGCTATTGACATAGGAACATCCATTCTGAATGGAAAAGATATTCCGGAAATTATTGAAAAAGACGCAAAGGATTTGACTCCCGAGTTTAAATTGTTCAAAAAGCAGAGCGTCCAAGATGCCGTTGTATTCACATCAGAAAATGGAACAGTTATGGCAGAGCGAATGATGAAGCTGTTTCGTGAAAGTCTTCCAAGAGAGATAGACGTAATATTTACTGTTCACGATTTCTCCTCTTTTATGAAAAGCAGCACAAAAGATAAAATATTTGAACAATATCATGTTCTATTCGTGGCAGGAACTTCTAATCCAAATCTTCCAGAAGAAAAATTTTTGACCCTGGACGATATGGTCGAAGTCGGTAATATCGGAAAGATCAGTCGTTTGCTGGGGGGATATTTAGAACCGAATCAGTTGGACGAATTAAAGCAGAATCTATTGAAGAATTTTACTTTAAACAATGTTATTAATTATTTAACCATCTTAGATCCGAAAAAAGTTTTGGATTCTGTTTTGGATGCATTGGGACAGATGCAAGAACATTTGGCAGTTCCATTCAATGGCGCCTCTATACTGGGGCTTACCGTTCACCTCTGTTGCATGATTGAAAGGCTGGTAAGAAAAGAAGCTATCGGAGCATCTGAGGATATCGATGAGTTCATTAAAGAAAAGAGTGATTTTATTGCTGTTGTAAATATCAGTTTTTCGGACATTTTAGATAACTACAATATTTCAATACCAACAAGCGAAATAAAGTATATCTACAATTATGTAGCCGAAGATTTAAAGAGAGCTAAACAAGGAAACCCGATTTCATAA
- a CDS encoding sugar phosphate isomerase/epimerase family protein, with protein sequence MKRCQIAGMNKHYRFYTIEDFFLSLQKIGIHNVELWSCAAHYFFDYREFQDPKPLLRKASSYGIKIICFTPEQSNPRPYNLASREPELREKTLNYYKNAIKVSCELECKRLVINGGWHFYSESFEDGWKRSVELLRQVVEFAQRNGVVLDLEPVSTAGPQLIKRLTAVQRILKEVNNPCLHVVADTTNLEMGGDSLQKYYEALGERLDHIHFVDGNPDGHLAWGDGTRDASKLIALLDKYHYTGYLSLEIEGPQYLQQPIDADLSSMKALEPFLQ encoded by the coding sequence TTGAAAAGGTGTCAAATCGCAGGTATGAATAAACATTATCGATTTTATACAATAGAGGATTTCTTTTTATCTCTCCAAAAAATTGGAATACATAATGTGGAATTGTGGAGCTGTGCTGCTCATTATTTTTTCGATTACAGAGAATTTCAGGATCCTAAGCCATTGCTGCGGAAAGCCAGCAGCTATGGGATTAAGATTATATGCTTTACGCCGGAACAGAGTAATCCGCGCCCTTACAATCTGGCTTCTAGGGAACCGGAGCTTCGAGAAAAAACCCTGAATTACTATAAAAATGCAATAAAGGTTTCCTGTGAATTGGAATGCAAACGTCTGGTGATAAACGGCGGATGGCATTTCTATTCTGAGTCCTTTGAGGACGGCTGGAAGCGTTCTGTGGAACTGTTGCGCCAAGTGGTGGAATTTGCGCAGCGAAACGGTGTCGTTCTGGATCTTGAGCCAGTCAGTACGGCCGGCCCACAGCTCATAAAGAGATTGACGGCGGTACAGAGAATATTAAAGGAAGTGAACAACCCCTGCTTGCACGTTGTAGCGGACACGACGAACTTGGAAATGGGAGGCGATTCCTTGCAGAAATACTATGAAGCCTTAGGAGAGCGACTGGATCATATCCATTTTGTGGATGGCAATCCCGACGGACATCTCGCCTGGGGTGATGGCACAAGAGACGCCAGTAAGCTGATTGCTCTTTTGGACAAATACCATTACACCGGATATTTGTCCCTTGAGATTGAGGGTCCGCAGTATCTTCAGCAACCGATAGACGCTGATTTGAGTTCCATGAAGGCTCTGGAACCATTCCTGCAATAA
- a CDS encoding PTS sugar transporter subunit IIA → MRKFLLASHGTLAQGMLDAVTLILGKLPNVGVMCAYSQQGYDLTKEIESVISSLDDGDELIVITDFFGGSVNNEWMRHLSGGHIYLVAGMNLCMLLELFCSKEGVEQAIGQAITLSTTNMRYCNPLISATVENDKF, encoded by the coding sequence ATGAGAAAATTTTTACTAGCAAGCCATGGCACACTTGCGCAGGGTATGCTGGACGCGGTAACACTGATCCTTGGCAAGCTTCCAAATGTAGGCGTCATGTGCGCTTATTCCCAGCAGGGTTACGATCTGACAAAGGAAATAGAATCCGTGATTTCCAGTTTGGATGATGGGGACGAACTGATCGTTATCACCGATTTTTTCGGGGGAAGTGTAAACAATGAATGGATGCGGCACCTTTCGGGAGGCCACATATATCTTGTGGCTGGCATGAATCTATGTATGTTGCTCGAACTTTTCTGCAGTAAGGAAGGCGTCGAGCAGGCAATCGGACAGGCAATCACGCTTTCCACAACAAATATGCGCTATTGCAATCCTCTTATTTCCGCTACGGTCGAAAACGATAAGTTTTAA
- a CDS encoding class II fructose-bisphosphate aldolase: MIIPMGDLLAKAKKEGYGVPAPNCFNRESIEACFLAAKELHAPVILDVAYVHGLEECGAIARFYEHKYPEIPVALNLDHGRDFKSAILAIRSGFSSVMVDRSEKPYAENVSEVKEIVKIAHTLGVSVEAELGHVGQGYEYEQTRDAGLTHPDEAAGFVEETEIDCLAVAVGTSHGQYKGTPHIDFDRLSQIAKRVSLPLVLHGGSGTGDENLAKSIHSGIQKVNLFTDLSMAGMRAMDQGLHGATSNVGDGEFACKNLSDAINAGMIGYREKLMHYMKLFGAEGRW, translated from the coding sequence ATGATTATTCCCATGGGAGATCTGCTGGCTAAGGCAAAAAAAGAAGGGTATGGTGTCCCGGCCCCAAATTGTTTCAACCGCGAGTCTATTGAAGCATGTTTTTTGGCAGCGAAGGAACTGCATGCGCCGGTTATTTTAGACGTGGCTTATGTCCACGGCCTAGAGGAATGCGGTGCCATCGCCCGTTTTTATGAGCATAAGTATCCTGAAATCCCCGTCGCACTCAACCTCGACCATGGACGTGATTTCAAAAGTGCGATTCTTGCAATTCGTTCCGGCTTTAGTTCAGTTATGGTAGATCGCTCTGAAAAGCCATATGCTGAAAACGTGTCTGAAGTCAAGGAAATTGTAAAAATTGCACATACACTTGGCGTATCAGTTGAGGCTGAACTCGGACATGTCGGGCAAGGTTACGAATATGAACAGACCAGGGACGCCGGACTGACGCACCCCGACGAAGCGGCGGGGTTTGTGGAGGAAACCGAGATCGATTGCTTAGCGGTAGCGGTCGGCACCTCCCATGGCCAATACAAGGGGACTCCCCATATTGATTTTGACAGACTCAGTCAAATTGCCAAACGGGTTTCGTTGCCGCTAGTTCTCCATGGCGGCTCTGGGACGGGTGACGAGAATCTTGCGAAAAGTATCCACAGTGGTATTCAAAAAGTAAATCTCTTCACAGATCTGAGTATGGCCGGAATGCGGGCCATGGACCAGGGGCTTCACGGTGCCACCAGCAATGTTGGTGACGGGGAATTTGCATGCAAAAATCTGAGTGACGCCATCAATGCCGGGATGATTGGGTATCGCGAAAAGCTAATGCATTATATGAAGCTTTTCGGCGCAGAAGGCCGCTGGTAA
- a CDS encoding zinc-dependent alcohol dehydrogenase, which yields MDQTETMRFAVLEGVKKATVHTRRLPKPGAGEVLLKNSACNICTTDYGQWLGLRQHQPFPKAVGHETSGVIIAKGPDVGEEFQVGDHVAIGNESCGECRACKTGRTSECTGGNFSGAVPSEDGYYGIFGCSDYLVKRARALYKMEPSIDPSEAAFLEPLATVAEGCNRLRIQPKERIAVIGAGTMGLLNAQVARTYGCRVFITEMMDKKLNTAADMGFDVIDVRAADPVEQILAQTDGEGVDAVIVAVGATSANEQAIRMLKKLRGRALFFAAGYPAPELHVDSNLIHYRKLELIGTYSADRVSFVEAARLLNEREVDVSHLIEARFPLDDLQQAYEAAATQGAYRVSVLL from the coding sequence ATGGATCAGACTGAAACGATGCGATTTGCTGTATTGGAGGGGGTGAAGAAGGCAACTGTACATACCCGACGACTACCCAAACCAGGCGCGGGAGAAGTCCTTTTAAAAAACAGCGCTTGCAACATTTGCACGACGGACTATGGCCAGTGGCTTGGCCTCCGCCAGCATCAACCCTTTCCAAAAGCCGTTGGCCATGAGACCAGTGGCGTCATTATCGCTAAGGGACCTGACGTAGGTGAGGAATTCCAAGTAGGTGACCACGTGGCCATCGGTAACGAGAGTTGTGGCGAATGCCGCGCCTGCAAAACAGGACGTACCAGCGAATGCACTGGGGGAAACTTTTCCGGAGCGGTTCCAAGCGAAGATGGCTATTATGGAATTTTTGGATGTTCGGATTACCTCGTAAAGCGGGCGCGTGCACTGTATAAGATGGAGCCGTCCATCGACCCCTCTGAGGCTGCTTTTCTTGAACCTCTAGCTACCGTTGCGGAAGGCTGTAACAGGCTTCGAATTCAGCCGAAAGAACGAATCGCCGTGATTGGCGCCGGTACTATGGGATTACTTAATGCGCAGGTCGCCCGAACCTATGGCTGCAGGGTTTTCATTACAGAGATGATGGATAAGAAACTGAATACCGCTGCTGACATGGGGTTTGACGTAATTGATGTTCGGGCGGCTGATCCGGTGGAACAAATTCTCGCACAGACTGACGGTGAAGGTGTTGACGCAGTAATAGTCGCTGTAGGTGCCACATCGGCCAATGAACAGGCCATCCGTATGCTGAAAAAATTGAGAGGCAGGGCCCTGTTTTTCGCTGCGGGTTATCCTGCACCAGAACTGCATGTTGACTCTAATCTTATTCACTATCGAAAGCTGGAATTGATTGGTACATATAGCGCAGATCGAGTAAGCTTTGTTGAGGCGGCGCGTCTGCTCAATGAGCGTGAAGTGGATGTATCTCATTTGATTGAAGCCCGTTTTCCCCTCGACGATCTGCAGCAGGCTTATGAAGCGGCGGCAACCCAGGGCGCTTATCGCGTCAGCGTCCTGTTGTAG
- a CDS encoding PTS sugar transporter subunit IIB, with amino-acid sequence MIRCVRVDHRLLHGQVVFTWMRSVNADCILIANDDVVNNDMRKTMLKLTNPAGTKLVFKSIDDSIEAINSGVTDKYNLFILLESIPDAERLTRGCPQIQSVNLGGTKPKENAVTMERVIFCGPEDMECLKVMLSRGVTLECRQVPTDPTVVLTAKILAEKGEKR; translated from the coding sequence ATGATACGGTGTGTTCGCGTAGATCATAGGCTGCTTCATGGGCAGGTAGTGTTTACTTGGATGCGCTCTGTCAATGCAGACTGTATTCTGATTGCGAATGATGATGTAGTAAACAACGATATGCGAAAGACAATGCTCAAGCTAACTAATCCCGCCGGGACCAAGTTGGTATTCAAGAGCATTGACGATTCAATCGAAGCGATCAACAGTGGCGTTACTGATAAATACAATTTATTCATTCTGCTGGAAAGCATACCAGATGCGGAACGTCTTACAAGAGGATGCCCGCAAATTCAATCCGTTAACCTGGGGGGAACAAAACCCAAAGAAAATGCGGTAACCATGGAGCGTGTCATTTTTTGCGGACCGGAAGACATGGAATGTCTCAAGGTAATGCTGTCCAGGGGAGTTACGCTTGAGTGTAGACAGGTACCGACGGACCCCACCGTTGTATTGACCGCCAAAATTTTAGCTGAGAAAGGGGAAAAAAGATGA
- a CDS encoding PTS mannose/fructose/sorbose/N-acetylgalactosamine transporter subunit IIC — translation MIAQIIGVALAAFITKLEFYFGQVNLGRPIFAGALVGVFLGDIQTGVILGFALELIFIGSFSVGSATSPDMSTAAVLCTGFAITTGLSTEAAIALAVPLALLGGAMKTVSWGVITPLLENLCVKRAEHDDMRGIEIIFNLWAVGLYAGGFAIITALVFFAGQGAVKAIVGAIPAIITEALPKATGMLPALGFALLIRMLRNKAVMPFFFLGFLLVAYLKIPTMGIALIGVMLALIMLTLRGYSTTNNTVVSTQAGGKDDDF, via the coding sequence ATGATTGCTCAGATTATAGGTGTTGCACTAGCGGCGTTTATTACCAAATTGGAGTTTTATTTTGGTCAGGTGAACTTGGGACGGCCTATTTTTGCCGGAGCGTTGGTGGGCGTTTTTTTAGGTGATATCCAGACAGGTGTTATACTAGGCTTTGCATTGGAATTAATATTTATTGGCTCTTTCTCTGTGGGGTCTGCGACTTCGCCTGATATGTCCACTGCCGCGGTGCTTTGTACCGGTTTCGCTATCACAACAGGACTAAGTACAGAAGCCGCGATTGCGCTGGCAGTGCCGCTAGCACTGCTTGGTGGCGCTATGAAAACGGTGTCTTGGGGTGTGATCACTCCTCTGTTGGAAAACCTGTGTGTGAAACGTGCCGAGCATGATGATATGCGAGGAATCGAAATTATTTTTAATCTCTGGGCAGTTGGCCTCTATGCCGGCGGGTTTGCGATCATTACGGCTCTGGTGTTCTTTGCAGGCCAGGGTGCAGTTAAGGCAATTGTCGGTGCCATTCCGGCAATTATTACCGAGGCTCTTCCTAAGGCTACGGGAATGTTGCCTGCCCTTGGATTTGCACTTCTGATTCGTATGCTTCGAAATAAGGCGGTTATGCCGTTTTTCTTCCTGGGATTCTTATTGGTGGCCTATCTTAAGATTCCGACAATGGGCATTGCTCTAATTGGCGTCATGCTCGCGCTTATTATGCTCACATTGCGTGGCTATTCAACTACTAATAACACAGTTGTATCGACACAGGCAGGAGGGAAAGATGATGATTTCTAA
- a CDS encoding PTS system mannose/fructose/sorbose family transporter subunit IID has product MMISNSNGEKKLDKKDLRKIFLRSISFSAFYNYPKQQNVGFCYAILPAIKKLYSKKEDRVSAMKRHLEYFLTAPYMSGFIFGSTVAMEEENVNNPNFDVSSIGALKLALMGPLAGIGDSMFMGTLRIIGTGMAAGLCMSGSILGPILIFLILNIPNFLVRYYGFYGSYRMGTKVLNDVESSKIMEKITYACTIVGLMVVGGMIASNVNLNLAMSITIGKTQTTIQSFIDSVMPKLLPLGLTGFVYWLLQKKVSVLAVIIGILICGTALGAFGII; this is encoded by the coding sequence ATGATGATTTCTAATAGCAATGGGGAGAAGAAGCTGGATAAAAAAGATCTGAGAAAGATCTTTCTACGCAGTATTTCCTTCAGCGCTTTTTATAACTATCCTAAGCAGCAAAACGTGGGCTTTTGCTATGCCATATTGCCGGCAATCAAAAAGCTTTATAGCAAAAAAGAAGATCGAGTTTCCGCAATGAAGCGGCATTTAGAATACTTTCTCACTGCCCCCTATATGAGCGGATTCATTTTTGGAAGTACAGTAGCTATGGAAGAGGAAAATGTTAACAATCCCAACTTTGATGTCTCCTCCATCGGAGCCCTAAAGCTTGCACTGATGGGGCCTCTTGCTGGTATTGGCGACTCTATGTTTATGGGCACCCTGAGGATCATTGGCACCGGTATGGCAGCTGGACTTTGCATGTCCGGTAGCATTCTTGGTCCAATATTAATATTTCTCATTCTTAATATTCCTAACTTTCTGGTGCGGTATTATGGCTTCTACGGAAGCTATAGGATGGGCACAAAGGTCTTGAACGATGTAGAAAGTTCGAAAATCATGGAGAAAATTACATATGCATGCACTATTGTGGGCTTGATGGTAGTCGGAGGAATGATTGCTTCCAATGTTAATTTGAACTTGGCGATGTCGATTACAATAGGCAAAACACAGACAACCATCCAGAGTTTCATTGACAGCGTTATGCCTAAACTTCTTCCGTTGGGACTTACGGGTTTTGTCTACTGGCTTTTACAGAAAAAAGTTAGTGTTCTTGCAGTTATCATTGGAATTTTAATCTGTGGTACGGCGCTTGGTGCGTTTGGCATTATCTGA